From the genome of Desulfovibrio sp. Huiquan2017:
AATACGGCATCATTCGGCGTGTAGGTGCCAATTTTGACGCATACAAACTCGGCTGGGTTTCCACCCTTTGTGCGGCCAAGGTCCCAGCTGAACGGATGGATACCTTTGTGAGCGTAGTAAACAGGCAGCCGGGGGCTACTCACAATTATGAACGGGAAAATGAATTCAATATATGGTTCACGCTAACGTCCCCCACTCGAGAAGAAGAGGCGGCGACATTAGAATCCATTGCTCGTGAAACCGGTGTAAAAATCCTTAATCTGCCAGCTAGTCGGCTGTATAAGGTCAAGGTTGATTTCCAAATGAGCAACAGGAAAAAAAGAGCCGACGGTCAGCCAAGCTAACAATCGGCAGGTACTTATGAAAATACAAGAGATACGGACCAAGAGCATCATCAACAAATCCAACCTGCCGATAGCTGGGTTTTCAGTCAATCCCAGATTCATTTGATGCTCTTTGCCAACTTCTGCAACAGGAGGCGGACACTCCGCTGAAGCGCGATGTCGAGGTGGAAGAGATTCGAGTAGTCGTGATCGATTTGACGAAACGGGGAAGGTTGGCTGAATAACAACTTGCCAACTTTAGCCCTATAAGAAACACCAAGAGCTATTCCTTTCTGGTAGGTGCTCCACAAGAGCACATGGGGCCCCGGGATGGCGCAGGTTCTTATAGAAAAATTATTTATTTAAGTGTGTTAGAAAACTCTTTGCTAAAATTCACCGGAGAGTCAGGCTTTGATGTCATTAAAAAGAAGAACATCCCTGAATTTGATTTGATTTTCAGCTCTCCATACAGGCAAACTGGAATTTCGTAATTATCTTTAAATCTTCGGTCAGGGCCACCATTTTTATTTGGATGCTTCCATGTATGACCGACAACTTTTGCATCACGCGGTGGGTTCTCTTCAATAAACTTTGTGGTGTTATCGGTAATAGAAACATCGCCGTACTCCACAAAACCAACTCCCTTGCTGTCGTAAACAAGGATTCCATCTGGCAACATGTATAATGTCTGCTGCCGTGCCTTCATTACAGGCACATCAATATTTGTGTTCACCCAAGGGGGTTTGCCCTCACCAACTTGAACAGCTGATCTGCTGATAAGATTGCTTGCACCTGCGTTTAATTTTGATTCATGAGAATCATAAATATTGCGAGAATCTACCAAGGCCCAGACATTAGCATTTGAGGCAAGATTGTTGAAAGCAGATAGCAGCTTCTTGAAAGACTCTCCTTTATCGTCTTCGAATTCATATGTAATTGTGACTGTGCGTCTTTTAGATTCCCAGACCGCCATTGCTATTGTAGCCAAAGTACCTATGATCGCTGTGGCAATTCCGACCATCTTGTTATTGTTTAATAAAACAATTGACAGGAAAATGAAAAAGCCACCACACAAATAGTCAAACCTGAATCCTTTGTATGAGTTATTAAGGGTTGAGATGAGTTCCTTTCTTGATTTTGATGTCAATTCCTGTGAGCTTGCAGAATTAAACTGAACAGCATCAGGATGAGAAGAATGAACAATTTCTGTTTCCCTTGGGGGCGTGACATCATTTGTAGGAGCAGAATCTTCTCCTCCTAATTCCTGACGATAATAAAGCCCATATCTGCCTGCATGTAGGTAGCTTTTCCCATTGGGACGGACACCTACTCTAAACCCTTTAACGCCAACCGATGCGCCAATACCACTCTTGGACAAGTTAAATCTTACTGGCCCAAGCCGTACAGATTTTCTTAGATAAAATGCCATTTCATCATCCTAGTTGTGACTAATTCATCTAGCGCATGAAGTACGTTGAGAGGCAATTGCCGAGGTACTCATTAACCTTCTGCGAGAGCCGCTTAACCCCCAGGATATCCGCCAAGTCACGGACTCTGTCTTTGCTCATTACAAGTTCAGGATGGTCAGCTATGAGCCCGAATAGTTCGTGGCGCGAGATGTCTGTGACGGCTCTGCCTTCGATGGACCTATAAGGGACCTTTTCCTGATAAGTTCCAGGTGACCAGATAAAAGTCGCCTTACCTTCCTTGCGGAGTTCATTTTTCCCGAGACAGGTATCGATTTGCTGCCTGATATTGGCCCCGGTCCTTTTCCAACCATGGGCTTTGCAAATGGTCCGGGCAAGTCGGTCGGCCTCGATGGGACCCTCTATCTCTACCAGATAGTCGATCAGTTGACAGAGAATCGGTGTGTATCCGGCATCAAAGAAACGGTCTGCATTTGGTTGGACGGGCCATTCGATGGATGAGACGGTACTTGATGCCGCCGAGTCTTCCACGCCGGTTGATTTGGCATATTTTGAGCTTTGGTCTGGTGATTCCGTATCCGCATACGGAAGTTCCAGTTCATTGCCTATATTAGGAAGTTTTACTTGTCTTGAAACCTGAGGTTGCAAAACAGGATCTTTCCAGTTCGGTTGTGTTTTTATTGTTTCCGCAACAAGCCCTTCAGGCACCTCTCTCCATTCTTCATTTTGCTCGGCTTGTTCCTTGGCTTGGGCTTCTAGTTCCTTCTCTTTTGGGCGGGACTTCTCGAGAAGTTCTTCTAGTTCCGTATGAACCCGTTTGAGGGCTTCCGTAGGATTCATGAACCAGTCTGTCGACCAAATGCGAATAATGCTCCAGCCGAGGTTGCGCAGCACGCCCTCTCGGATTTCGTCACGATCTCTGGCACTCGCCGAACTGTGGTAAGTTGCACCATCGCATTCAATGCCAGCGAGGTAGGCCCCTGCATGGTCGGGATGGACTACACCGAGATCGATGCGATAATTGGAGACGCCGATTTGAGGCCGCACCTCCCACCCCTTATCGCACAGCGCTGTCATCACGGCCTCTTCGAACGGGCTTTCAGCCTCTCCAACGGAGTCGGAGTTCATGGCGGGTAAGGCAATTGATCCTTTTTTTGCATAATCCAGAAAATTCTTGAGGTGGGCCACTCCAAGGGATTTTGTCCTGGATGTGTCAATATCGTCGCCATCGATAGATGAAAAAACATGCATTTCGGCCCGAGCTCTCGTGACGGCGACATTGAGTCGTTTTTCGCCGCCATCCAGGTTGAGTGCGCCGAAGCTC
Proteins encoded in this window:
- a CDS encoding AsnC family transcriptional regulator, whose protein sequence is MDELDRQLLDIVQTGFPLCSRPYAELGKQVGIDEKEAMSRIRRMREYGIIRRVGANFDAYKLGWVSTLCAAKVPAERMDTFVSVVNRQPGATHNYERENEFNIWFTLTSPTREEEAATLESIARETGVKILNLPASRLYKVKVDFQMSNRKKRADGQPS
- a CDS encoding DUF4236 domain-containing protein; protein product: MAFYLRKSVRLGPVRFNLSKSGIGASVGVKGFRVGVRPNGKSYLHAGRYGLYYRQELGGEDSAPTNDVTPPRETEIVHSSHPDAVQFNSASSQELTSKSRKELISTLNNSYKGFRFDYLCGGFFIFLSIVLLNNNKMVGIATAIIGTLATIAMAVWESKRRTVTITYEFEDDKGESFKKLLSAFNNLASNANVWALVDSRNIYDSHESKLNAGASNLISRSAVQVGEGKPPWVNTNIDVPVMKARQQTLYMLPDGILVYDSKGVGFVEYGDVSITDNTTKFIEENPPRDAKVVGHTWKHPNKNGGPDRRFKDNYEIPVCLYGELKIKSNSGMFFFLMTSKPDSPVNFSKEFSNTLK